The following proteins are co-located in the Triticum aestivum cultivar Chinese Spring chromosome 1A, IWGSC CS RefSeq v2.1, whole genome shotgun sequence genome:
- the LOC123055547 gene encoding blue copper protein-like has translation MELCRGQARWDKGDWWLPPVPPPQQHHPGAEYTTWSSDKKIKVGDTLVFKYAGGAHNVAEVSAADYASRSAANVLSSDGSGATTIVLKTAGKHYFICGVTGHCSNDMKLAVDVAAATAASSPKASPTPDTPDTPSTTPTSPSTPGATPKTLATVLAPPTKQSESGATGLRATAVAGLGIAGLVAAGRSLPPWSPGGVGRGRQQHPEPRARLAQEGRVDQDLGRPRWRYRRQPLTALRVAAAVASVCAVVRE, from the exons ATGGAACTGTGCCGAGGGCAGGCGAGATGGGACAAGGGTGACTGG TGGCTGCCGCCGGTACCGCCACCGCAGCAGCATCATCCGGGGGCAGAATACACCACCTGGTCCAGCGACAAGAAGATCAAAGTCGGCGACACCCTCG TGTTCAAGTACGCCGGCGGGGCGCACAACGTGGCGGAGGTGAGCGCGGCGGACTACGCGTCGCGCTCCGCGGCGAACGTGCTCAGCAGCGACGGTAGCGGCGCCACCACCATCGTGCTCAAGACCGCGGGGAAGCACTACTTCATCTGCGGCGTCACTGGCCACTGCAGCAACGACAtgaagctcgccgtcgacgttgccgccgccaccgccgcctcgtcgccgaaGGCGTCCCCGACCCCGGACACCCCCGACACCCCTTCCACCACCCCAACTTCGCCATCCACCCCCGGCGCCACGCCCAAGACCCTGGCGACCGTGCTCGCGCCCCCGACCAAGCAGTCGGAGTCCGGCGCCACCGGACTCAGGGCCACGGCGGTGGCTGGCTTGGGCATCGCGGGGCTGGTGGCCGCGGGGCGTAGTCTGCCCCCGTGGTCCCCCGGTGGAGTAGGCCGGGGACGGCAGCAGCATCCAGAGCCACGCGCTCGGCTCGCTCAAGAAGGGCGCGTCGATCAGGATCTCGGGCGGCCGCGGTGGCGGTACCGGCGACAGCCACTAACAGCCTTGCGCGTAGCCGCCGCTGTCGCAAGCGTGTGCGCCGTCGTGCGTGAGTGA
- the LOC123185156 gene encoding pollen-specific leucine-rich repeat extensin-like protein 3: MDHRGPLLPDGRRLAAALLLLLAACLSSARAVTSEEASYIAQRQLLAMSEAGVGEDGDLPADLESRPCLEFDGKAATANMTFPNDRLRRAYIGLQAWRKAFYSDPKNFTSDWVGADVCSYNGVVCAQAQDDAKATVVAGIDLNGADIAGYLPPELGLLTDLAFFHINTNRFCGIIPKSMSRLTILWEFDVSNNRFVGPFPYVCLEMPTLKYLDIRFNEFEGELPPALFDKPYDAIFVNSNRFVGPIPETIGNSTASVVVFANNKLVGCIPKSIGRMAKTLDEIIFLNNTLEGCMPLEIGMLTNTTVVDVSGNGLVGSLPKEISGCSKLEQLDVSRNVLTGVVHEAICELPMLVNFSYASNFFESESSPCMPSDKSEVNLDDANNCLGALRPAQKTTLQCAPVLARPVDCNKHVCAGPHPTTTPSPDRKQASPPALSPIIGPAMEIPTPAPAPAPAPEPAVLGPIVGPLPPKDEYAGAPPPPSSGWLPLTPERKKAPPPEEYTPPVKVLPPPAPEKVLPPPTPVKVLPPPAPEKKVLPPPAPVKVLPPPAPEKVLPPPTPVKELPPPTPEKKVLPPPAPVKVLPPPAPEKVLPPPTPVKELPPPTPEKKVLPPPAPVKVLPPPAPEKVLPPPTPMKVLPPPTPVYSPPPPVKSPPPPAPVSSPPPPVKSPPPPAPVHSPPPPVKSPPPPAPVSSPPPPVKSPPPPAPVYSPPPPVKSPPPPAPVSSPPPPVKSPPPPAPVSSPPPAPKKPPPTETPVIPPKEKSMPPPTPTKSSPPTTEKYEPPVKPVESLPPPVKSYPPKEPTPEKSLPPPAPVKVLPPPATEKVLPPPVPVSSPTPTPVKVLPPPAPDKVLPPPVSVKPPPAPVSSPPPAPVKVLPPPAQEKVLPPPVPVKPPPAPVSSPPPAPVKVLPPPAPEKVLPPPVPVKPPPAPLSSPPPAPAKVLPPPAPEKVLPPPAPVKPPPVPVSSPPPPVKSPPPPAPVSSPPPPVKSPPPPAPVSSPPPAPVKPPPAPVSSPPPPVKSPPPPAPVSSPPPLVKSSPPPAPVNSPPPAPVLLPPPAKSTPAPVKEEPQSPPAESLTPPKFDEFIMPPVVSAKYASPPPPQFQGY; the protein is encoded by the coding sequence ATGGATCACCGCGGGCCGCTGTTGCCCGATGGCCGCCGGCTGGCggccgcgctcctcctcctcctggcggccTGCCTctcgtctgcccgggccgtcaccAGCGAGGAGGCCTCCTACATCGCACAACGCCAGCTGCTCGCCATGAGCGAGGCCGGGGTGGGCGAGGACGGCGACCTCCCCGCGGACCTGGAGTCGAGGCCTTGCCTGGAGTTCGACGGCAAGGCCGCCACCGCCAACATGACCTTCCCGAACGATCGCCTCCGCCGCGCCTACATCGGGCTCCAGGCCTGGCGCAAGGCCTTCTACTCCGACCCCAAGAACTTCACCAGCGACTGGGTGGGCGCCGACGTGTGCTCCTACAACGGCGTGGTCTGCGCGCAGGCGCAGGACGACGCCAAGGCCACCGTGGTCGCCGGGATCGACCTCAACGGCGCCGACATCGCCGGCTACCTCCCGCCGGAGCTCGGCCTGCTCACCGACCTCGCCTTCTTCCACATCAACACCAACCGCTTCTGCGGCATCATCCCCAAGAGCATGTCGCGCCTCACCATCCTCTGGGAGTTCGACGTCAGCAACAACCGCTTCGTCGGCCCCTTCCCCTACGTCTGCCTCGAGATGCCCACGCTCAAGTACCTCGACATCCGCTTCAACGAGTTCGAGGGCGAGCTGCCGCCCGCGCTCTTCGACAAGCCCTACGACGCCATCTTCGTCAACAGCAACCGCTTCGTCGGCCCCATCCCGGAGACCATCGGCAACTCCACCGCCTCCGTCGTCGTCTTCGCAAACAACAAGCTCGTCGGATGCATCCCCAAGAGCATCGGCCGCATGGCCAAGACGCTCGACGAGATCATCTTCCTCAACAACACGCTCGAGGGCTGCATGCCGCTCGAGATCGGCATGCTCACCAACACCACCGTCGTCGACGTCAGCGGCAACGGCCTCGTCGGCTCGCTGCCCAAGGAGATCTCCGGCTGCAGCAAGCTCGAGCAGCTCGACGTCTCCAGGAACGTCCTCACCGGCGTCGTGCACGAGGCCATCTGCGAGCTCCCCATGCTCGTCAACTTCAGCTACGCATCCAACTTCTTCGAGTCCGAGTCGTCGCCGTGCATGCCCTCCGACAAATCCGAGGTCAACCTCGACGACGCCAACAACTGCCTCGGCGCGCTCCGCCCCGCACAGAAGACCACGCTCCAGTGCGCGCCCGTGCTCGCGCGCCCCGTCGACTGCAACAAGCACGTGTGTGCCGGGCCGCACCCAACCACGACGCCTTCGCCGGACAGGAAGCAGGCATCACCGCCGGCGCTGTCCCCGATAATTGGGCCAGCAATGGAGATCCCGACGccggcaccggcaccggcaccaGCACCCGAGCCGGCTGTTTTGGGCCCGATTGTTGGGCCACTTCCACCCAAGGATGAGTATGCTGGTGCTCCGCCACCTCCCAGTTCTGGCTGGCTCCCGTTGACCCCTGAGCGCAAGAAGGCACCTCCGCCGGAAGAATACACGCCTCCGGTGAAGGTGCTTCCGCCACCCGCACCCGAGAAGGTGCTTCCACCACCGACGCCCGTGAAGGTGCTTCCGCCACCCGCACCAGAGAAGAAGGTTCTTCCACCACCAGCGCCGGTTAAGGTGCTTCCGCCACCCGCACCCGAGAAGGTGCTTCCACCACCGACGCCCGTGAAGGAGCTTCCGCCACCCACACCAGAGAAGAAGGTTCTTCCACCACCAGCGCCGGTTAAGGTGCTTCCGCCACCCGCACCAGAGAAGGTGCTTCCACCACCGACGCCCGTGAAGGAGCTTCCGCCACCCACACCAGAGAAGAAGGTTCTTCCACCACCAGCGCCGGTTAAGGTGCTTCCGCCACCCGCACCAGAGAAGGTGCTTCCACCACCGACGCCCATGAAGGTGCTTCCGCCACCCACACCGGTGTACTCTCCGCCACCCCCTGTGAAATCTCCTCCCCCGCCGGCTCCAGTGAGCTCTCCACCCCCTCCGGTGAAGTCTCCTCCCCCGCCGGCACCGGTCCactctccaccaccaccagtgaAATCTCCCCCACCACCGGCACCGGTGAGCTCTCCACCACCTCCGGTCAAGTCTCCTCCCCCACCCGCGCCGGTCTACTCTCCACCACCCCCGGTGAAATCTCCTCCCCCGCCTGCTCCAGTGAGCTCTCcaccacctcctgtgaaatctccTCCACCACCTGCACCAGTGAGCTCTCCACCACCTGCACCGAAGAAGCCTCCGCCGACAGAAACACCGGTAATCCCACCTAAAGAAAAGTCAATGCCACCACCAACTCCGACGAAGTCGTCTCCCCCTACAACCGAGAAGTATGAACCACCAGTAAAACCTGTTGAATCATTGCCACCACCGGTGAAGTCATATCCGCCAAAAGAACCTACGCCTGAGAAGTCATTACCACCACCAGCGCCAGTTAAGGTACTTCCACCACCCGCAACTGAGAAGGTGCTTCCACCACCGGTGCCGGTGAGCTCACCAACACCAACACCAGTTAAGGTACTTCCACCACCCGCACCAGATAAGGTGCTTCCACCACCGGTGTCAGTGAAGCCACCACCGGCTCCAGTGAGCTCACCACCACCAGCACCAGTTAAGGTACTTCCACCACCCGCACAAGAGAAGGTGCTTCCACCACCGGTGCCGGTGAAGCCACCACCGGCTCCAGTAAGCTCACCACCACCAGCACCGGTTAAGGTACTTCCACCACCGGCACCAGAGAAGGTGCTTCCACCACCGGTGCCCGTGAAGCCTCCACCGGCTCCGTTGAGCTCACCACCACCAGCGCCAGCTAAGGTACTTCCACCACCCGCACCAGAGAAGGTGCTTCCACCACCGGCACCGGTGAAGCCTCCACCAGTTCCAGTGAGCTCACCACCTCCCCCTGTGAAATCTCCACCACCACCTGCTCCAGTTAGCTCGCCGCCACCTCCGGTCAAGTCTCCTCCTCCACCGGCACCAGTTAGTTCCCCACCACCAGCACCGGTGAAGCCTCCACCCGCACCGGTGAGCTCACCACCTCCTCCGGTGAAATCGCCACCACCTCCAGCCCCAGTTAGCTCACCGCCGCCTCTAGTCAAGTCTTCTCCACCACCGGCACCGGTCAACTCACCGCCACCAGCACCAGTGTTGTTGCCTCCTCCAGCAAAATCCACCCCAGCACCGGTGAAAGAAGAGCCACAGTCACCTCCAGCGGAATCACTTACACCCCCAAAGTTCGACGAGTTCATCATGCCGCCGGTCGTGTCGGCAAAATACGCGTCACCACCACCACCCCAGTTCCAAGGATATTAA